The genomic window GCCATTGGTAGAAATCGCAATCTTTAAATCACCTTTTTGAACAATTGAACCTAAGTAAAAATCGCAGAGTTCTGGCTTATCGGCAACATTAATGAGCAAACCTCTTTGATGAGCCAATGTTCTTAATTCTGTGTTGAAATCATTATCGTTAGTTGCCGCAAAAATAATATCCACATTTTCTAAATCATCCAAAGAAAAAGCCTTTTGCTTAATAGTTACGTTTGCATTTGATGCTGCAATATCACTAACAGCAGCATCTACTTCTTTCGCAACCACAGTAACTTGTGCCGCGGTGCTATTTTTAACGATTGCATTCAACTTCTCCAAACCAACCTCGCCTGCACCAATTAACAGGGTACGCAGTTCATTCAACTTAATAAAAGCTGGAAAAAGCTGGTTACCGCCAACGCTTTCAACGCTCTCAACGCTCTTATTAGCTTTTGGCGAAACTGCTACTGTATTTGAATTAGGCGATGGCTGCATACTGTGCAATTACATTTTTAAATGATGGATGCAAAGACACCACTTCTCCAAAAATCAATAAGGCCGGAGCTTTAATTTGCTCTTCTTCAACTTTCGATACAATATTTTCCACGGTTGAAATTACTAATTTTTCGGTTGCTGTAGATCCATTTTGTACTACCGCTGCCGGCAATTGTTGTTTTCCAGCAGTTTTAAACACTTCTACAATTTTAGAAAGCTGCTTTAGTCCCATTAAAATTACTACAGTAGCCTTAGAATTTGCGGCTTGGTAGATATCTTCAGAAATTTCGCCGTTGGTGGTGGTACCAGTAATTACCCAAAAACTTTCGCTTAAGCCACGGTGCGTTACCGGAATTTGCTGTAAGCCTGGCACGCCTATAGAACTAGAAATACCTGGAATAACTGCTACCGGAACATTGTAGGAAGCGGCGCAATATAATTCTTCATAGCCGCGACCAAACACAAAGGGATCGCCACCTTTTAACCTTACCACGTGACCGTAGTTTAATGCGTAATCAATCATCAATTGGTTAATGGCATCTTGCGAATGTGAATGTTCTCCCGAACGTTTACCTACATA from Pedobacter sp. SL55 includes these protein-coding regions:
- the cobA gene encoding uroporphyrinogen-III C-methyltransferase, producing the protein MNKHIEPKITLLGAGPGDPELLTLKGVKALQTADVVLYDALTNEALLDHAPAQAIKVYVGKRSGEHSHSQDAINQLMIDYALNYGHVVRLKGGDPFVFGRGYEELYCAASYNVPVAVIPGISSSIGVPGLQQIPVTHRGLSESFWVITGTTTNGEISEDIYQAANSKATVVILMGLKQLSKIVEVFKTAGKQQLPAAVVQNGSTATEKLVISTVENIVSKVEEEQIKAPALLIFGEVVSLHPSFKNVIAQYAAIA